A genomic window from Silene latifolia isolate original U9 population chromosome 11, ASM4854445v1, whole genome shotgun sequence includes:
- the LOC141613792 gene encoding uncharacterized protein LOC141613792 encodes MEPKKATSTFMTQEEIARLITTNDVLTDALQSKTATKDPAKMSAAIARHNLIKYDGLDQAAHYLKGKAGLWWNHNKAVIREAWKESDEPFVSWKRFKDTLRGTFVPEHVRRKMRSEFDSFKITEEMTIEDYHNRFMDLAKYVSDLNYGGEVLSLRFEKGLTTRIKKRLAAGEPSTVEEVYQRAGHAERIAYMVKEEKKDKGEKRKVEATSEGTGGNKKQNFNQHRSFSTGGAVSGGGFGRGRMTSGASDTKRPQCYGYGKFCHKIVECRITARRNNMNNMNGGFGSGNFNGFKKPTPSYGSNHFNGSWNNQRSYNNNKFQNRVNNSQGNGNGENQNGTRKQGVASTSTVQGGVKNSGKLFMIGKKVVEGDAHVVSGTFLTNSKPSYVLFDSGATHSFISSDHAKVMGLGDPVVIKDKVTIPSEESIICTKMFRNVNILIGEVLFPMDLIKFPLGGFEIIFGMDWLSRNRAFIDFYQKKVSLKGPKGVRVSYRGFVVKPKVRLISTVTLKSCLRKGGELILCHVWDTREAVKGADKIPVVSEFQDVFLEEIPGLPPKRDVELIIELKPGTGPISKAPYRTGPKELEELKKQLEELLEKGYIRPSVSPWGAPVLFVKKKDGIYMDLMNKVFSPYLDQFVVVFIDDILVYSKNKEEHEKHLRIFLQTLRENDLYAKLSKCEFWLDKVAFLGHVVSKEGVSVDPAFLTLKERLTTAPILTLPEGSGDFKVYTDASKNGLGCVLMQRGRVIAYASRQLRPYEENYPMHDLELGAVLFALKLWRHYLYEATFKVFSDHKSLKYIYTQKELNMRQRRWIKLIGDYDMEIIYHKGKANVVADALSRKLVHAVCLAMSQIRLRDELKEMGICVIRKWDLVGDLTVEPELYAEIREKHKGDPKLEKWRAAVEEGASSRYFIGMDGDKLYKDLKKTFWWLGIKKEVAEFVSRCLVCQRVKGEHKRQQGKVQSLDVPEWKWESISMDFIVGLPRTQKENNMIWECMGTTLKMSTAFHPATDGQTERTIQTLEDMLRAYILEFGGSWEERLDLIEFSYNNSYHASISVAPFVALYGRKCRSPVCWDDVTEAVTLGPELIQQMIAQVHVIREKMRAAQDRQKSYAGLKMSEIEFAVGDKVLLKVSPIKGVMRFDRIGEVAYRLALQPALARVHNVFRISQLRKYVSDPTHVLEVETAELDKDLSYEEVAKEILDRKVRKTRNSEVVLVKVLWCNHNVEEATWEVEDEIKQKYPHLFA; translated from the exons ATGGAACCCAAGAAAGCTACATCCACATTTATGACTCAGGAAGAGATCGCTAGGCTCATTACAACAAATGATGTGCTGACTGATGCTTTACAATCAAAGACTGCGACAAAGGACCCTGCTAAGATGAGTGCTGCTATTGCTCGTCATAACCTAATAAAGTATGACGGACTTG atcaagctgcgCACTACTTGAAAGGAAAGGCTGGGTTATGGTGGAACCACAACAAGGCAGTGATTAGAGAGGCATGGAAGGAGAGTGACGAACCGTTTGTCTCGTGGAAAAGATTTAAGGATACCTTGAGGGGCACGTTTGTACCTGAACACGTTAGGCGTAAGATGAGGTCGGAGTTTGACTCATTCAAAATTACAGAAGAGATGACCATAGAAGATTACCATAACAGATTCATGGACTTAGCTAAGTATGTGTCAGATTTGAATTATGGAGGGGAGGTGTTATCTttaaggtttgagaagggtttaACTACGCGTATCAAGAAGAGGTTGGCAGCTGGAGAGCCAAGTACCGTAGAGGAAGTGTACCAAAGAGCGGGACATGCCGAGAGAATTGCCTACAtggtgaaggaggaaaagaaagatAAGGGTGAAAAGAGGAAGGTTGAGGCTACAAGTGAAGGGACTGGAGGAAACAAGAAGCAGAATTTCAATCAACATCGTTCGTTTTCTACCGGTGGAGCCGTAAGTGGAGGTGGTTTCGGCCGTGGTAGGATGACAAGTGGAGCGAGTGATACGAAGAGACCACAGTGCTATGGATACGGAAAGTTTTGTCACAAGATTGTGGAGTGTAGGATTACTGCAAGAAGGAATAACATGAATAATATGAATGGAGGATTTGGTAGTGGAAATTTTAACGGATTTAAAAAACCAACACCTAGCTATGGAAGCAATCATTTCAACGGATCTTGGAACAATCAGAGGAGttataacaacaacaaatttCAGAATCGCGTAAACAATAGCCAAGGTAACGGAAATGGAGAGAACCAGAATGGCACCAGGAAGCAAGGAGTGGCGTCGACATCAACGGTGCAGGGTGGTGTGAAGaacagtggcaagttgttcatgatagGAAAAAAGGTAGTTGAGGGTGATGCTCATGTGGTTTCTGGTACTTTTCTAACCAACTCTAAGCCATCTTATGtattgtttgattcgggagcaacTCATTCATTTATATCTAGTGACCATGCTAAAGTGATGGGATTGGGAGACCCAGTAGTAATTAAAGATAAAGTAACAATACCTTCTGAGGAGTCGATAATATGCACCAAAATGTTTAGGAATGTGAATATCCTTATAGGCGAAGTTTTATTTCCTATGGATTTAATAAAATTTCCGTTAGGAGGATTTGAGATTATTTTTGGAATGGATTGGTTGAGTAGAAATAGAGCTTTCATAGATTTTTATCAAAAGAAAGTATCCTTGAAAGGACCAAAAGGAGTAAGAGTGTCTTATAGGGGATTTGTGGTGAAACCCAAAGTGAGGCTTATATCAACAGTTACCTTGAAGTCTTGTTTGAGGAAGGGAGGAGAGTTGATTTTGTGCCACGTGTGGGACACGCGTGAGGCGGTAAAAGGCGCGGACAAAATTCCCGTAGTAAGTGAGTTTCAGGATGTGTTTCTAGAAGAAATTCCAGGTTTACCTCCAAAGAGAGATGTGGAGCTTATAATCGAGCTTAAACCAGGGACTGGACCTATTTCTAAGGCACCTTATAGGACAGGGCCTAAAGAATTggaggagttgaagaagcagttggagGAATTGCTAGAGAAAGGTTATATAAGACCAAGTGTGTCTCCCTGGGGAGCGCCAGTTCTTTTTgttaagaagaaggatggga TAtatatggatttgatgaataaagTGTTTAGTCCTTACCTTGATCAGTTTGTAGTAGTCTTTATTGATGACATATTGGTGTACTCTAAGAATAAAGAGGAGCATGAGAAGCATTTAAGAATTTTTTTGCAAACCTTGAGGGAGAATGATTTATACGCTAAGTTgagtaagtgtgagttttggttggataaAGTAGCATTTTTGGGACACGTAGTTTCGAAGGAAGGAGTGTCGGTTGATCCAG CTTTTCTAACCttgaaggagcgtttgaccacagcacCTATATTAACTTTACCAGAAGGGAGTGGGGATTTTAaggtgtatactgatgcttcGAAAAACGGATTGGGGTGTGTGCTAATGCAAAGAGGGAGAGTAATCGCCTATGCTTCAAGACAGTTGAGACCGTATGAAGAAAATTACCCAATGCACGATCTGGAGTTAGGGGCGGTCTTGTTTGCTCTTAAGTTGTGGAGGCATTATTTATATGAagctacttttaaggtattttctgaccaTAAGAGCCTTAAGTATAtttacactcagaaggagcttaatatgAGACAAAGAAGGTGGATAAAAttaattggagattatgatatggagataatTTACCATAAGGGAAAGGCTAATGTAgtagcagatgctttgagtaggaagttgGTTCATGCCGTATGTTTAGCTATGTCGCAGATTAGGTTACGAGATGAATTAAAGGAAATGGGAATTTGTGTAATAAGGAAATGGGATTTAGTTGGAGATTTGACGGTTGAACCAGAACTGTATGCGGAAATCCGAGAGAAACATAAAGGAGATCCGAAGTTGGAGAAGTGGCGTGCGGCCGTAGAGGAGGGCGCGTCGTCACGATACTTTATAGGGATGGATGGTG ataagctgtacaaggatttgaagaagacgttttggtggctAGGAATAAAAAAGGAGGTTGCTGAGTTTGTTTCTAGATGCCTGGTTTGCCAAAGGGTGAAAGGTGAGCATAAGAGACAACAAGGGAAAGTGCAATCTTTGGATGTACCTGAATGGAAGTGGGAGagtatttctatggattttatcgttggTTTACCTCGTACTCAGAAAGAgaataatatgatttgg GAGTGTATGGGTACGACTTTGAAAATGAGCACTGCATTTCATCCAGCTACAGATGGACAGACGGAGAGAACTATtcagactttagaggatatgttacgagcttatATTTTGGAATTTGGAGGATCATGGGAAGAAAGGTTGGATTTAATAGAATTTTCTTataacaatagttatcatgctagtATTAGTGTGGCACCATTTGtagctttgtatgggaggaagtgtaggagtccagtttgttgggacgaTGTCACTGAAGCTGTGACATTGGGTCCTGAATTGATTCAGCAAATGATCGCACAAGTGCATGTAATTAGAGAAAAGATGAGAGCTGcacaagatcgacaaaagagttatgcaggcTTGAAAATGAGTGAGATTGAGTTTGCCGTAGGAGACAAGGTGTTGTTAAAAGTATCGCCAATAAAGGGGgtgatgaggtttg atAGAATTGGTGAAGTGGCATATCGTCTTGCACTTCAACCAGCTTTGGCAAGAGTCCATAATGTTTTTCGTATTTCACAGTtaaggaagtatgtgagtgatcctactcATGTGTTAGAAGTTGAGACAGCCGAATTGGATAAGGATTTGTCCTATGAGGAGGTGGCTAAGGAGATTTTAGACAGGAAAGTGAGGAAAACTAGGAATAGTGAGGTCGTTTTGGTGAAAGTTTTATggtgtaatcataatgttgaggaagctacatgggaggttGAAGATGAGATTAAACAGAAGTATCCTCATTTGTTCGCATAA